Proteins co-encoded in one Corylus avellana chromosome ca9, CavTom2PMs-1.0 genomic window:
- the LOC132191901 gene encoding uncharacterized protein LOC132191901: protein MKASLKFREDQKPLLRAKVPLSILGLPFQSGIVAGESKELTLNLGTFFESGPSFKIAYRPNDTWNPFSLVVKTGTGPYGSPISSSMLMSAEFNLIGRGNPSFMLHFKPQFGDFSVKKSQSSVFDRTAVVPRDGVVSGDDASIEVVENPVINGAFYGKKITALAPDWPAGAISSLFSGMEVAARTNLPVRSRAVVNFRWGVRVPAESKTGGNNQTAGIPFQKIPFLVMNKIGIEHVDGGDSKKTTSKAGPDSALPVPANVDVAEACFGVKRQLEVLQADNGLLKNAVEDLRREFAAGAKSFSPVGESSPGKYRDAERNGNKGSGGKSDRRNGENEELKKALMGATGA from the coding sequence ATGAAAGCTTCTCTCAAGTTTCGCGAGGACCAGAAGCCGCTTCTCAGAGCCAAAGTCCCACTCAGCATTTTAGGCTTGCCGTTCCAGTCCGGAATTGTCGCCGGCGAGTCGAAGGAGCTCACGCTCAATCTCGGCACCTTCTTCGAATCCGGGCCGTCTTTTAAGATCGCTTACCGCCCCAACGACACGTGGAACCCGTTCTCGCTCGTGGTCAAGACCGGGACGGGGCCCTATGGCTCGCCCATCTCGAGCTCCATGCTGATGAGCGCCGAGTTCAATCTGATTGGCCGAGGAAACCCTAGCTTTATGCTGCACTTCAAGCCTCAATTTGGGGATTTCTCCGTTAAGAAATCGCAGTCCTCGGTCTTCGATAGGACGGCGGTTGTACCTCGGGATGGCGTTGTTTCGGGGGACGATGCGTCGATTGAGGTGGTGGAGAACCCGGTAATCAACGGCGCGTTCTACGGCAAGAAAATTACGGCCTTGGCACCGGATTGGCCGGCCGGAGCGATATCCAGCCTGTTCTCCGGGATGGAGGTGGCGGCGAGGACGAACTTACCGGTGAGAAGCCGCGCCGTTGTTAACTTCCGGTGGGGGGTTAGGGTTCCAGCGGAATCGAAGACGGGGGGTAATAATCAAACGGCCGGGATTCCGTTCCAGAAGATCCCCTTCTTGGTCATGAACAAAATCGGGATCGAACACGTGGACGGAGGGGATTCCAAGAAGACCACATCCAAGGCGGGCCCGGATTCGGCCCTCCCTGTCCCTGCTAATGTTGACGTGGCGGAGGCCTGTTTTGGTGTTAAGCGTCAGCTGGAGGTCTTGCAAGCGGATAATGGGTTGTTGAAAAATGCCGTGGAGGATCTCCGGAGAGAATTCGCCGCCGGCGCTAAATCGTTCTCGCCGGTGGGAGAATCGAGCCCCGGCAAATACCGGGACGCTGAAAGAAATGGAAATAAAGGGTCAGGCGGCAAATCGGACCGCCGAAACGGCGAGAATGAGGAGCTGAAAAAGGCGTTGATGGGCGCTACCGGTGCTTGA
- the LOC132162529 gene encoding uncharacterized protein LOC132162529, translating into MEKQSDFPEKQTWGTWEELLLACAVHRYGTESWDSVALELQKRSSTLHHLLTPQNCEQKYRDLKRRFSQNQDVPEPDDDDNNRTEDDSATPTIPWLDELRKVRVAELRREVERYDLSIVSLQLKVKKLTEEHERSSRDDEKVKEKPDPERTVEKCGEEEEEKKDHDGERETTPPENVAVKEVSSEDSDPEYRSCNESNSTDPKCEVPTTGSEEIEKQPEPVAGGSEPAVVSTRPAVEDSFNGSSDTVAKGSAGASPFRESEKGGSERGAGDSAGMWESVAESKEEEEVKESNSDVQSSASLPRKKGNEPRNEDQSPAIKRSPVKSQPLVDLLEILRSHRFGSVFERRLESQETPNYMSLIRQHIDLETIRTRLEEGWYSSVGDSKFFRDLLLLFNNAIVFFGKKSSECVAAIELRGIVLKEMACKALKPDPAPKEQKSVPPVPKVVKSDPEPSASLLLKTKISVPLTACRKRSSITAKALASSSASDKKREQTTSLVDDKPVVDWKQNDKSSAKTEEYRVTKKRTRERFKADSRNVNKNGNKGRTNLSTNKNSDAVPHSGFSSRESHSENSESKPEKAKKNTTTNANAKKKGAANFLNRMKRCSSSSNGPSLLETLKSSDNGKGRAEQKKNGNGSSGKGDSRRHQASRKGSGGKRVKEQESPAKRSVGRPPKKAAAPSPPVPAKRGREAVETEAAASRHSKKRSRK; encoded by the exons aTGGAAAAACAGTCCGACTTTCCCGAGAAACAAACATGGGGGACGTGGGAGGAGCTGCTGCTAGCGTGCGCCGTCCATCGGTACGGCACCGAGAGCTGGGACTCGGTTGCCTTGGAACTTCAGAAGCGGAGCTCCACGCTCCACCACCTTCTCACACCTCAGAACTGCGAGCAAAAGTACCGCGACCTTAAACGCCGCTTCAGCCAAAACCAGGACGTTCCCGAACCCGACGACGACGATAACAATAGGACCGAAGACGATTCTGCTACTCCTACCATCCCTTGGCTCGATGAGTTGAGGAAGGTCCGAGTCGCCGAGCTCAGACGCGAAGTCGAACGTTACGACCTCTCCATAGT GTCTCTGCAATTGAAGGTGAAGAAATTGACGGAAGAGCATGAACGGAGTTCGAGAGACGATGAGAAAGTAAAGGAAAAACCGGATCCGGAGAGAACCGTAGAGAAATGCggagaggaggaagaggagaagaaagatcACGATGGCGAAAGGGAGACTACGCCGCCAGAAAACGTCGCCGTGAAAGAGGTTTCCAGCGAAGATTCCGACCCGGAGTATCGGTCATGTAACGAATCGAATTCAACAGATCCGAAATGTGAGGTTCCAACTACCGGATCCGAAGAGATCGAGAAACAACCGGAACCGGTCGCCGGAGGATCGGAACCGGCTGTGGTGTCTACAAGACCGGCGGTCGAGGACTCGTTTAACGGGAGCTCCGATACGGTAGCGAAGGGATCGGCGGGGGCTTCGCCGTTTAGGGAGTCGGAGAAGGGTGGGTCGGAGAGGGGAGCAGGTGACTCGGCCGGGATGTGGGAATCGGTGGCCGAATcaaaagaggaggaggaggtaaAAGAGAGTAACAGTGACGTGCAAAGCTCGGCGAGCTTGCCGAGGAAGAAAGGGAACGAGCCAAGAAATGAGGATCAATCTCCCGCCATCAAGCGAAGCCCCGTTAAATCTCAGCCGTTGGTTGATCTCCTCGAGATCCTCCGGTCTCACAGGTTTGGGTCCGTTTTCGAGCGCCGGCTCGAGAGCCAG GAAACACCCAATTACATGAGCTTGATTCGGCAACACATAGACCTCGAAACAATTCGAACGAGGCTTGAAGAAGGTTGGTATTCATCCGTTGGTGACAGCAAGTTCTTTCGTGATCTGTTGCTTCTCTTCAACAATGCAATCGTCTTCTTTGGCAAGAAGTCCTCAGAATGCGTGGCCGCCATTGAGCTTCGAGGAATTGTTCTTAAAGAAATGGCCTGCAAGGCACTCAAGCCGGATCCAGCGCCAAAAGAACAAAAGTCGGTGCCTCCTGTGCCCAAGGTCGTGAAATCGGATCCAGAACCATCGGCTTCTTTGCTACTTAAAACGAAAATATCTGTCCCTCTTACTGCTTGTCGCAAACGCAGCTCAATCACTGCGAAAGCATTAGCATCGTCTTCAGCATCGGACAAGAAAAGAGAGCAGACGACCTCGTTGGTTGATGACAAGCCAGTTGTAGATTGGAAGCAGAATGATAAATCCTCTGCTAAGACTGAGGAATATCGCGTCACAAAGAAGAGGACAAGAGAAAGATTTAAAGCCGATTCAAGAAACGTGAACAAAAATGGCAACAAGGGCCGTACTAATCTTAGCACAAACAAGAATTCGGATGCCGTTCCCCACTCTGGTTTTTCGAGCAGAGAGTCGCACAGCGAGAATTCCGAGTCTAAGCCTGAGAAGGCGAAGAAGAATACCACCACGAATGCTAATGCGAAGAAGAAAGGCGCTGCGAATTTCTTGAATAGAATGAAGCGGTGCTCGTCGTCCAGCAACGGGCCGTCATTGCTAGAGACATTGAAGAGTTCTGATAATGGCAAAGGAAGAGCTGAGCAGAAGAAGAACGGCAATGGCAGCAGCGGAAAGGGCGATTCACGTAGACATCAAGCCTCGCGAAAGGGTTCAGGTGGTAAAAGAGTGAAGGAGCAAGAAAGCCCGGCAAAAAGGAGCGTTGGACGGCCGCCAAAGAAAGCGGCAGCACCATCTCCACCTGTTCCGGCTAAAAGGGGTAGGGAAGCTGTTGAAACTGAGGCGGCTGCTTCCCGGCATTCAAAGAAACGTTCAAGGAAATGA
- the LOC132191661 gene encoding protein EMSY-LIKE 1-like isoform X2 gives MDYEASDSSDTDDDLPPSHQNRVPRRSHATGNGRSAVGSISYLRMHGDMEAEIHHLEQEAYYSVLRAFKAQSNAITWEKEEMITELRKELRVSDDEHRELLSKVNADDIIRKIREWRQSGGQQPARFNTSQLDHDLVPSPTVSASRKKQKTSQLVQPLPALSSMKSMQYRSTGPAGSRHFLNRSSSVVLSTNERTEATTFEPLIGRKVWTRWPDDNNFYEAVITDYNHAEGRHALVYDMNTASETWEWVDLKEISPEDIRWEGEEPGIMHRGGHGGQARGVRKPLSHTGIISSVGRGRGSTKSHSKKELLPTQNGIGRKVSDDLELLNTDSLVKEVERVFSASHPDASELEKAKKMLKEHEQALIDAIARLAYASDGESDGEQPLLNGQSIG, from the exons ATGGACTACGAAGCTTCCGATAGTAGCG ATACCGATGACGATCTTCCTCCATCTCACCAAAACAGAGTTCCAAGAAGGAGCCACGCCACAGGAAATGGAAGGTCTGCTGTAGGTTCTATCTCATACCTTAGGATGCATGGTGACATGGAGGCTGAAATTCATCACCTTGAGCAAGAGGCATATTATTCTGTACTGCGTGCTTTTAAAGCTCAGTCCAATGCCATTACTTGg gagaaagaagaaatgataACTGAACTTAGGAAAGAATTGAGAGTATCAGATGATGAACACAGGGAGCTTCTGAGCAAGGTTAATGCTGATGACATCATTCGTAAGATAAG GGAGTGGAGACAGTCAGGTGGGCAGCAACCTGCCAGGTTCAACACATCTCAGCTTGATCATGATCTTGTACCCAGTCCTACTGTTTCAGCATCCCGCAAGAAACAGAAGACATCCCAATTG GTTCAGCCATTGCCTGCTTTATCCTCAATGAAGTCCATGCAGTACCGTTCCACAGGTCCTGCTGGAAGTAGGCATTTCTTGAATCGCAGCTCTTCTGTTGTCCTTTCGACAAATGAGCGTACTGAAGCGACAACGTTTGAGCCATTAATTGGAAGGAAAGTGTGGACAAGATGGCCTGATGACAACAATTTCTATGAGGCTGTCATAACAGATTACAACCATGCTGAG GGCCGGCATGCTTTGGTATATGACATGAATACAGCTAGTGAGACCTGGGAATGGGTTGACCTCAAAGAG ATATCTCCCGAGGATATCCGATGGGAAGGTGAGGAGCCAGGCATAATGCATAGAGGGGGCCACGGTGGGCAAGCCCGTGGGGTTAGAAAACCCTTGAGCCATACTGGTATTATTTCAAGTGTCGGAAGAGGGAGAGGATCCACAAAGAGTCACTCCAAAAAAGAATTGCTTCCAACACAAAATGGTATTGGGAGGAAAGTTTCTGATGATCTAGAATTGCTTAACACTGATTCATTGGTAAAGGAG GTTGAGAGGGTTTTCAGTGCTAGTCATCCAGATGCTTCTGAGCTTGAAAAGGCGAAGAAAATGCTTAAA GAGCACGAACAGGCACTCATTGATGCAATTGCTAGGCTTGCATATGCGTCCGATGGTGAAAGTG ATGGAGAGCAGCCCCTTTTGAACGGGCAATCTATTGGATGA
- the LOC132191661 gene encoding protein EMSY-LIKE 1-like isoform X3 has protein sequence MHGDMEAEIHHLEQEAYYSVLRAFKAQSNAITWEKEEMITELRKELRVSDDEHRELLSKVNADDIIRKIREWRQSGGQQPARFNTSQLDHDLVPSPTVSASRKKQKTSQLVQPLPALSSMKSMQYRSTGPAGSRHFLNRSSSVVLSTNERTEATTFEPLIGRKVWTRWPDDNNFYEAVITDYNHAEGRHALVYDMNTASETWEWVDLKEISPEDIRWEGEEPGIMHRGGHGGQARGVRKPLSHTGIISSVGRGRGSTKSHSKKELLPTQNGIGRKVSDDLELLNTDSLVKEVERVFSASHPDASELEKAKKMLKEHEQALIDAIARLAYASDGESADGEQPLLNGQSIG, from the exons ATGCATGGTGACATGGAGGCTGAAATTCATCACCTTGAGCAAGAGGCATATTATTCTGTACTGCGTGCTTTTAAAGCTCAGTCCAATGCCATTACTTGg gagaaagaagaaatgataACTGAACTTAGGAAAGAATTGAGAGTATCAGATGATGAACACAGGGAGCTTCTGAGCAAGGTTAATGCTGATGACATCATTCGTAAGATAAG GGAGTGGAGACAGTCAGGTGGGCAGCAACCTGCCAGGTTCAACACATCTCAGCTTGATCATGATCTTGTACCCAGTCCTACTGTTTCAGCATCCCGCAAGAAACAGAAGACATCCCAATTG GTTCAGCCATTGCCTGCTTTATCCTCAATGAAGTCCATGCAGTACCGTTCCACAGGTCCTGCTGGAAGTAGGCATTTCTTGAATCGCAGCTCTTCTGTTGTCCTTTCGACAAATGAGCGTACTGAAGCGACAACGTTTGAGCCATTAATTGGAAGGAAAGTGTGGACAAGATGGCCTGATGACAACAATTTCTATGAGGCTGTCATAACAGATTACAACCATGCTGAG GGCCGGCATGCTTTGGTATATGACATGAATACAGCTAGTGAGACCTGGGAATGGGTTGACCTCAAAGAG ATATCTCCCGAGGATATCCGATGGGAAGGTGAGGAGCCAGGCATAATGCATAGAGGGGGCCACGGTGGGCAAGCCCGTGGGGTTAGAAAACCCTTGAGCCATACTGGTATTATTTCAAGTGTCGGAAGAGGGAGAGGATCCACAAAGAGTCACTCCAAAAAAGAATTGCTTCCAACACAAAATGGTATTGGGAGGAAAGTTTCTGATGATCTAGAATTGCTTAACACTGATTCATTGGTAAAGGAG GTTGAGAGGGTTTTCAGTGCTAGTCATCCAGATGCTTCTGAGCTTGAAAAGGCGAAGAAAATGCTTAAA GAGCACGAACAGGCACTCATTGATGCAATTGCTAGGCTTGCATATGCGTCCGATGGTGAAAGTG CAGATGGAGAGCAGCCCCTTTTGAACGGGCAATCTATTGGATGA
- the LOC132191661 gene encoding protein EMSY-LIKE 1-like isoform X1, whose amino-acid sequence MDYEASDSSDTDDDLPPSHQNRVPRRSHATGNGRSAVGSISYLRMHGDMEAEIHHLEQEAYYSVLRAFKAQSNAITWEKEEMITELRKELRVSDDEHRELLSKVNADDIIRKIREWRQSGGQQPARFNTSQLDHDLVPSPTVSASRKKQKTSQLVQPLPALSSMKSMQYRSTGPAGSRHFLNRSSSVVLSTNERTEATTFEPLIGRKVWTRWPDDNNFYEAVITDYNHAEGRHALVYDMNTASETWEWVDLKEISPEDIRWEGEEPGIMHRGGHGGQARGVRKPLSHTGIISSVGRGRGSTKSHSKKELLPTQNGIGRKVSDDLELLNTDSLVKEVERVFSASHPDASELEKAKKMLKEHEQALIDAIARLAYASDGESADGEQPLLNGQSIG is encoded by the exons ATGGACTACGAAGCTTCCGATAGTAGCG ATACCGATGACGATCTTCCTCCATCTCACCAAAACAGAGTTCCAAGAAGGAGCCACGCCACAGGAAATGGAAGGTCTGCTGTAGGTTCTATCTCATACCTTAGGATGCATGGTGACATGGAGGCTGAAATTCATCACCTTGAGCAAGAGGCATATTATTCTGTACTGCGTGCTTTTAAAGCTCAGTCCAATGCCATTACTTGg gagaaagaagaaatgataACTGAACTTAGGAAAGAATTGAGAGTATCAGATGATGAACACAGGGAGCTTCTGAGCAAGGTTAATGCTGATGACATCATTCGTAAGATAAG GGAGTGGAGACAGTCAGGTGGGCAGCAACCTGCCAGGTTCAACACATCTCAGCTTGATCATGATCTTGTACCCAGTCCTACTGTTTCAGCATCCCGCAAGAAACAGAAGACATCCCAATTG GTTCAGCCATTGCCTGCTTTATCCTCAATGAAGTCCATGCAGTACCGTTCCACAGGTCCTGCTGGAAGTAGGCATTTCTTGAATCGCAGCTCTTCTGTTGTCCTTTCGACAAATGAGCGTACTGAAGCGACAACGTTTGAGCCATTAATTGGAAGGAAAGTGTGGACAAGATGGCCTGATGACAACAATTTCTATGAGGCTGTCATAACAGATTACAACCATGCTGAG GGCCGGCATGCTTTGGTATATGACATGAATACAGCTAGTGAGACCTGGGAATGGGTTGACCTCAAAGAG ATATCTCCCGAGGATATCCGATGGGAAGGTGAGGAGCCAGGCATAATGCATAGAGGGGGCCACGGTGGGCAAGCCCGTGGGGTTAGAAAACCCTTGAGCCATACTGGTATTATTTCAAGTGTCGGAAGAGGGAGAGGATCCACAAAGAGTCACTCCAAAAAAGAATTGCTTCCAACACAAAATGGTATTGGGAGGAAAGTTTCTGATGATCTAGAATTGCTTAACACTGATTCATTGGTAAAGGAG GTTGAGAGGGTTTTCAGTGCTAGTCATCCAGATGCTTCTGAGCTTGAAAAGGCGAAGAAAATGCTTAAA GAGCACGAACAGGCACTCATTGATGCAATTGCTAGGCTTGCATATGCGTCCGATGGTGAAAGTG CAGATGGAGAGCAGCCCCTTTTGAACGGGCAATCTATTGGATGA